From one Sphingobium cloacae genomic stretch:
- a CDS encoding Hsp20 family protein, protein MRTNYDFTPFRRSTVGFDRLFDLLENGLTSQVADNYPPFDLVSEGEDRYRINMAVAGFRPDEIEVTAQQNLLVVSGRKQESEESRYIHRGIAARDFERRFGLADYVQVKNAELKDGMLSIELVREIPEAMKPRKISIGAAGENARRIEDSSANNNEKANDGAKQREAA, encoded by the coding sequence ATGAGGACCAACTATGACTTCACGCCGTTCCGGCGTTCGACTGTTGGCTTCGACCGGCTGTTCGACCTGCTCGAGAACGGTCTGACTTCGCAGGTTGCCGACAACTATCCGCCGTTCGACCTCGTGAGCGAAGGCGAGGACCGCTACCGCATCAACATGGCGGTGGCCGGCTTCCGCCCCGACGAGATCGAAGTGACCGCTCAGCAGAATCTGCTCGTGGTCTCTGGCCGCAAGCAGGAAAGCGAGGAAAGCCGCTACATCCACCGCGGCATCGCTGCGCGTGACTTCGAGCGCCGCTTCGGCCTGGCGGATTATGTTCAGGTGAAGAATGCGGAGCTCAAGGATGGCATGCTCTCGATCGAGCTGGTGCGCGAGATCCCCGAGGCGATGAAGCCGCGGAAGATCAGCATCGGCGCGGCTGGTGAAAATGCCCGCCGGATCGAGGACTCGTCCGCGAACAATAACGAGAAGGCCAACGACGGCGCCAAGCAGCGCGAAGCTGCCTGA
- a CDS encoding methyltransferase family protein, with the protein MTHADYGYGLWGLALVNAAVFILFAFSFFKPATRRDWRSFGAFSAFIVALFAEMYGFPLTIFLLSGWLQSHFPGVDWWSHDAGHILEMMFGWRINPHFGPFHIASFVLIGVGFWLISIAWTALHTSQRKNELAMTGVYARVRHPQYVGFILVMLGFLLQWPTLLTLAMFPVLVVMYIRLAKHEERYALATYGDSYRQYMAHVPAFFPSLRWKREIAGLAFTGNARMAGHQTDGPVSEGSREHDNMLPGG; encoded by the coding sequence ATGACGCACGCCGACTATGGCTATGGTCTGTGGGGGCTCGCGCTGGTCAATGCCGCCGTTTTCATCCTCTTTGCGTTCAGCTTCTTCAAGCCGGCAACGCGGCGCGACTGGCGCAGCTTCGGCGCGTTCAGTGCGTTCATCGTCGCGCTCTTCGCCGAAATGTATGGCTTCCCGCTCACCATCTTCCTGCTGTCGGGGTGGCTCCAGTCGCATTTCCCCGGCGTCGACTGGTGGAGCCACGATGCTGGCCACATCCTGGAAATGATGTTCGGCTGGCGCATCAATCCGCATTTCGGCCCGTTCCACATCGCCAGCTTTGTGCTGATTGGTGTAGGCTTTTGGCTAATCTCGATCGCGTGGACGGCGCTTCACACGAGTCAGCGCAAAAACGAATTGGCAATGACGGGGGTCTACGCCCGGGTGCGGCACCCTCAATACGTAGGGTTCATCCTCGTCATGCTCGGTTTCTTGCTACAATGGCCGACGCTTCTGACGCTTGCCATGTTTCCGGTGCTGGTGGTGATGTACATTCGTTTGGCTAAGCATGAGGAGAGATACGCGCTCGCGACCTACGGCGATAGCTACCGCCAGTACATGGCCCATGTTCCCGCCTTCTTCCCCAGCTTGCGTTGGAAGCGGGAGATTGCAGGACTGGCCTTCACAGGAAATGCTCGAATGGCAGGCCATCAGACGGACGGGCCGGTTAGCGAGGGTTCTCGAGAACACGACAACATGCTGCCAGGAGGTTAG
- a CDS encoding LLM class flavin-dependent oxidoreductase, giving the protein MDLGIVDICPTPPNGTQADAFRNAVDLAQRAEALGIKHYWLAEHHGSAAVASHAPEILIEHVASATQTIRVGSGAVLLNHYSPLKVAEQFRTLHALHPGRIDLGVGRAFAGPVADIALQRHRDGRRVDDHADQVFELLSWLTGTMPPGHAFASLDLAPDVPGWPEMLLLGSSQSSPHLAGQLGLPYVFAGFISPQGAVPALASYRRSFRPSQVVGLEKPHAILAIHVVCADTTEEAERLAMPVRHMYATLSSGKLERRLSTPEQAIAHFGKVISAENDEWPRFVIGDPARVASVLERMIEQTRPDEIMIQDLITDHGSRARSHALIADLLQ; this is encoded by the coding sequence ATGGATCTCGGTATCGTCGATATCTGCCCCACTCCCCCGAATGGCACGCAGGCGGACGCTTTCCGCAATGCAGTCGATCTTGCCCAGCGGGCAGAGGCACTCGGAATCAAGCACTATTGGCTCGCCGAGCATCATGGCTCGGCTGCGGTCGCCTCGCACGCCCCTGAGATCCTTATCGAGCACGTCGCTTCGGCAACGCAGACGATCCGCGTGGGATCGGGAGCCGTGCTGCTGAACCACTACAGCCCGCTGAAGGTTGCCGAGCAATTCCGCACGCTTCATGCGCTTCATCCGGGGCGCATCGACCTTGGCGTCGGGCGTGCGTTTGCCGGACCCGTCGCGGACATCGCCCTGCAAAGGCACCGCGACGGCAGGCGCGTCGACGATCATGCCGATCAGGTTTTCGAACTGCTCTCCTGGTTGACGGGGACGATGCCCCCTGGCCACGCCTTTGCCTCTCTCGATCTCGCGCCGGACGTTCCCGGCTGGCCCGAGATGCTGCTTCTGGGGTCGAGCCAATCGAGCCCGCATCTGGCTGGACAATTGGGCCTTCCCTATGTCTTTGCCGGCTTCATTTCTCCGCAAGGCGCCGTCCCGGCCCTTGCGAGCTACCGCCGAAGCTTCCGGCCTTCCCAGGTGGTGGGCCTCGAGAAGCCGCATGCAATCCTCGCGATCCACGTCGTATGTGCCGACACGACCGAGGAAGCCGAGCGCCTCGCAATGCCGGTCCGGCACATGTATGCGACACTTTCGAGCGGAAAGCTCGAGCGCAGATTGTCTACCCCAGAGCAGGCGATCGCTCACTTCGGCAAAGTTATCAGTGCCGAGAATGATGAGTGGCCGCGCTTCGTGATCGGCGATCCCGCGCGCGTCGCCTCGGTGCTCGAGCGCATGATCGAGCAGACCCGGCCGGACGAGATCATGATCCAGGACCTCATCACCGATCATGGAAGCCGCGCACGATCACATGCCCTGATTGCCGACCTGTTACAGTAA
- a CDS encoding DUF2933 domain-containing protein yields the protein MGEHDHRMRKRGKIVLIGFLLVASFFLITEHTAHFLGVLPYLILLACPLMHLFMHHGQGGHQHGHEPGQAPAGLPANPNGRIEGESR from the coding sequence ATGGGCGAACATGACCATCGCATGCGCAAGCGCGGCAAGATCGTTCTGATCGGCTTCCTGCTCGTCGCCAGCTTCTTCCTCATTACCGAGCATACCGCGCACTTCCTGGGTGTGCTGCCCTATCTCATCCTGCTCGCCTGCCCGCTCATGCACCTGTTCATGCACCACGGCCAAGGTGGGCATCAGCATGGCCATGAGCCCGGCCAGGCACCCGCCGGCTTGCCGGCCAATCCCAACGGCCGCATCGAAGGAGAGTCGCGATGA
- a CDS encoding glutathione S-transferase C-terminal domain-containing protein gives MKLYYTPGACSLADHIALHEAQLPFEREQVDLQTKRTEGGADYTSINPKGYVPALTLDSGETLSENIAILDWIAHQNPALKPSGEMGHTRLLEALAYVSTEIHKSFKPFFAGGGDDEKTRAGEAIVKRMAYLADTMKGEFLFGADISVADCYLFVMLLWAQKMGLDVPEKLAGFRDRMMGRPAVQKAMTDEGLI, from the coding sequence ATGAAACTATATTACACCCCTGGCGCTTGCAGTCTGGCTGACCATATCGCTCTCCACGAAGCGCAACTTCCTTTCGAAAGGGAACAGGTCGATCTGCAGACCAAGCGCACCGAAGGCGGCGCTGATTACACCTCGATCAATCCGAAGGGATATGTCCCGGCGCTCACTCTCGACTCGGGCGAAACCCTGAGCGAGAACATCGCAATTCTCGACTGGATCGCGCATCAGAACCCGGCGCTGAAGCCCTCCGGCGAGATGGGGCACACGCGCCTGCTGGAGGCGCTAGCCTACGTCTCGACCGAGATCCACAAGAGCTTCAAGCCCTTTTTCGCCGGCGGCGGCGACGACGAGAAGACCAGGGCTGGTGAAGCGATCGTCAAGCGGATGGCCTATCTCGCCGACACGATGAAAGGCGAGTTCCTGTTCGGCGCGGACATCAGCGTCGCCGACTGCTACCTGTTCGTCATGCTGCTTTGGGCACAGAAGATGGGCCTCGACGTGCCCGAAAAGCTTGCCGGCTTCCGCGACCGAATGATGGGGCGCCCGGCCGTGCAGAAGGCGATGACGGACGAGGGCTTGATCTGA
- a CDS encoding PepSY domain-containing protein yields MHLLASRTHKWLAIIVGAQLLLWFASGALMSFLPIDRVHGDHLVDRKAVAPLPRGVALVPPSVIVAATGTRIETVSYRMWLGRPVAEATTARGTRLFDARTGALLPAPTAAQAQAVARAAWRSNDHPSVNVELIDRASPEYRGTLPAWRVTFADPDSTRIFVAADTGRIAAVRTGTWRLYDFFWSLHIMDWKNHEDFNTPWLLGFALGGLGLWLGGAVLLCMRWPKRRRSSASG; encoded by the coding sequence CTGCACCTTCTCGCGAGCCGCACTCACAAGTGGCTCGCGATCATTGTCGGCGCGCAGCTTCTTTTGTGGTTCGCGAGCGGCGCGTTGATGAGCTTCTTGCCCATCGATCGAGTGCATGGCGATCACCTTGTGGACCGCAAAGCCGTGGCGCCCTTGCCTCGCGGCGTGGCGCTCGTCCCACCATCAGTGATCGTCGCGGCGACCGGGACGCGGATCGAGACCGTGAGCTATCGCATGTGGCTTGGCCGCCCGGTCGCTGAGGCGACAACGGCCCGAGGGACGCGGCTGTTCGACGCGAGAACGGGCGCACTGTTGCCCGCCCCAACTGCGGCGCAAGCCCAAGCGGTAGCGAGGGCCGCCTGGCGGAGCAACGATCACCCAAGTGTGAACGTGGAACTGATCGATCGCGCCAGTCCCGAATATCGCGGCACGCTTCCCGCCTGGCGTGTGACGTTCGCCGATCCGGACTCCACTCGGATCTTCGTGGCGGCCGATACCGGCCGGATTGCGGCGGTGAGGACAGGCACGTGGCGGCTTTATGACTTCTTCTGGAGCCTTCACATCATGGATTGGAAGAATCACGAGGACTTCAACACGCCATGGCTTCTAGGGTTTGCGCTCGGCGGCCTCGGACTTTGGCTTGGCGGGGCCGTGCTTCTTTGCATGCGTTGGCCGAAGCGGCGTCGGTCAAGCGCGTCAGGCTAG
- a CDS encoding toll/interleukin-1 receptor domain-containing protein gives MIKFTHNGRPFDASRFAADIEAKAIALGMQALEEKARGAAASIVDPETGHHADVFVDRLSGNRVAIRTTGSPAFARLLEKRLGVDPGKVQVMNAADGAPHPKVYLAHASEDKDRVRPIAEYLMANGVDVWFDEWEIEPGDSLRQKMEEGLGAMTHFVVVLTEKSIAKPWVAKEIDVGLVQQVGGKSRFVPLVVDLDPAKLSPFLQAMLFLKIDPASEADLKGLVDRLHGVSRKPALGDAPRYVQTAPSGLEGWSPAAIAVGKHVVETSAHALAVDPVATLEDLTASLDIATDDLRIALLDLKNGGYLREMNVPGHYAPQPALFVDFDEAFMPFSPSEDARTLANRMVTGEERAADTKRLAETLGWEPRRMNSAICYLERVGAIKSRHALASAPWRAVQLVRTDETLRFARNHD, from the coding sequence ATGATCAAGTTCACCCACAATGGCCGGCCGTTCGACGCCAGCAGGTTTGCCGCCGACATCGAGGCCAAGGCGATCGCGCTCGGCATGCAGGCGCTCGAGGAGAAGGCGAGGGGAGCGGCCGCCTCGATCGTCGATCCCGAGACCGGCCATCATGCCGACGTCTTCGTCGACCGGCTGTCGGGCAATCGGGTGGCGATCCGCACCACCGGCTCGCCTGCTTTCGCGCGGCTTCTGGAAAAGCGTCTGGGTGTCGACCCGGGAAAGGTTCAGGTCATGAATGCCGCCGACGGCGCCCCGCACCCCAAAGTCTATCTGGCGCATGCGAGCGAGGACAAGGATCGGGTGCGTCCGATCGCGGAATATCTGATGGCGAACGGCGTCGACGTCTGGTTCGACGAATGGGAGATCGAGCCGGGCGATAGTCTTCGGCAGAAGATGGAGGAGGGCCTCGGCGCCATGACCCATTTCGTCGTGGTGCTGACCGAGAAGTCGATCGCCAAGCCGTGGGTCGCAAAGGAGATCGACGTCGGGCTCGTCCAGCAGGTCGGTGGCAAGAGCCGGTTCGTGCCGCTCGTCGTCGACCTCGATCCTGCAAAGCTCTCGCCCTTCCTGCAGGCGATGCTGTTCCTCAAGATCGATCCCGCGAGCGAGGCGGACCTCAAGGGGCTGGTGGACCGCCTGCACGGCGTGAGCCGCAAGCCGGCGCTCGGCGACGCCCCCCGCTATGTCCAGACCGCGCCCAGCGGGCTGGAGGGCTGGTCGCCGGCTGCGATCGCGGTGGGCAAGCACGTCGTCGAGACCAGCGCGCATGCGCTGGCCGTCGACCCGGTGGCGACCCTTGAGGACCTCACGGCCTCGCTCGACATAGCGACGGATGATCTCAGGATCGCGCTGCTCGATCTGAAGAACGGCGGTTACCTGCGCGAGATGAACGTGCCCGGACATTACGCGCCGCAGCCCGCGCTGTTCGTGGACTTTGACGAGGCGTTCATGCCGTTCAGCCCCAGCGAGGATGCGCGGACGCTGGCGAACCGGATGGTGACGGGCGAGGAGCGGGCCGCCGACACCAAGCGGCTTGCCGAGACGCTCGGATGGGAACCGCGCCGGATGAACAGCGCCATCTGCTATCTCGAGCGGGTCGGGGCGATCAAATCCCGGCATGCGCTGGCCTCGGCGCCCTGGCGGGCCGTGCAGCTTGTGCGCACGGACGAGACGTTGCGCTTCGCGCGCAATCATGACTGA
- a CDS encoding HdeD family acid-resistance protein — protein sequence MTAMSFASPFSTGSAYARGSALLRRNWGWIVFRGALALLLGVVTILFPLNALFAFTLVFAAYAGADGILSLIAGVRGATKKEDRWWAMVLRGVIGIAAAVAVALMPEVATLSYALVTLGVLIAWAFLTGALEIAAAIRLRKEIKGEWLLGISGALSILLGVWVWTMLWLYPIASILSVAWVIAAWAFFAGFTLISLGIRLKRLQAVENGLESRSDETK from the coding sequence ATGACCGCAATGTCTTTTGCCTCCCCCTTCTCCACGGGGAGTGCTTATGCCCGGGGTTCTGCGCTGTTGAGGCGGAACTGGGGTTGGATTGTGTTCCGTGGTGCCCTGGCCCTGTTGCTGGGCGTAGTCACTATCCTGTTTCCGCTGAATGCTCTGTTCGCTTTCACCCTCGTGTTTGCCGCTTATGCCGGCGCAGACGGCATCCTGTCGCTGATCGCGGGTGTACGGGGGGCGACGAAGAAGGAGGATCGCTGGTGGGCGATGGTCCTGCGCGGCGTCATCGGCATCGCGGCCGCGGTGGCCGTTGCGCTCATGCCTGAGGTCGCAACCCTAAGCTATGCGCTCGTAACGCTCGGCGTACTGATCGCCTGGGCGTTCCTCACCGGTGCCCTTGAGATCGCGGCCGCTATCCGGCTTCGCAAGGAGATCAAGGGCGAATGGCTGCTTGGAATCTCGGGCGCGCTGTCGATCCTGCTGGGCGTTTGGGTGTGGACCATGCTGTGGCTCTACCCCATCGCCAGCATCCTCTCGGTGGCGTGGGTGATCGCGGCCTGGGCGTTCTTTGCCGGCTTCACGCTGATCAGCCTCGGCATCCGCCTGAAGCGACTTCAGGCTGTTGAGAATGGTCTTGAAAGCCGTTCTGACGAAACCAAATAA
- a CDS encoding trypsin-like peptidase domain-containing protein has product MVRSHRQSRGIWAAWALVLTFVGATLGGAAVEMLTSTAPAEATGQRAISSDAVPLNRLTLAPLVERVAPAVVNIAVLQSSPYAQNPLLRDPYYRLFLGVPDEALAPRISAGSGFVVDAERGLVVTNQHVVSHARAIAVGIGDRQVEAELLGSDPLTDIAVLRIPARGLKALPLGESAKAHVGDYVVAIGNPFEVGQTVTAGIISAVRAPSAGGPPYVQTDAPINPGNSGGPLINMRGEVIGINSAIIGPSGGNVGIGLAVPSDIARRVVERIAGSRLAPAES; this is encoded by the coding sequence ATGGTTCGATCCCACCGGCAATCCAGGGGCATCTGGGCAGCATGGGCTTTGGTGCTCACGTTCGTTGGCGCAACCCTTGGCGGCGCGGCCGTCGAGATGCTGACGAGCACCGCCCCGGCTGAAGCGACCGGGCAACGGGCGATATCGAGCGATGCCGTTCCCCTCAACCGGTTGACGCTGGCGCCACTGGTGGAGCGGGTTGCGCCGGCGGTGGTCAACATCGCCGTGCTGCAGAGTTCGCCCTATGCGCAGAACCCTCTGCTCCGCGATCCCTATTACCGCCTCTTTCTTGGTGTTCCTGACGAAGCCCTCGCGCCGCGCATATCGGCCGGGTCGGGGTTCGTGGTCGACGCCGAACGCGGGCTGGTGGTGACCAACCAGCATGTCGTCTCGCACGCGCGTGCAATTGCTGTCGGCATCGGCGATCGACAGGTCGAGGCGGAACTGCTCGGGAGCGATCCACTGACCGACATCGCCGTCTTGAGGATCCCCGCAAGAGGGCTGAAGGCCCTGCCGCTCGGCGAGTCAGCCAAGGCCCATGTCGGCGACTATGTCGTGGCGATCGGCAACCCCTTTGAGGTGGGCCAGACCGTCACCGCCGGCATCATCAGCGCGGTACGGGCGCCGTCCGCGGGGGGGCCGCCCTATGTTCAGACCGATGCCCCCATCAATCCAGGAAACTCGGGTGGGCCGCTGATCAACATGCGCGGCGAGGTCATCGGCATCAACAGCGCAATCATTGGTCCCAGCGGCGGCAATGTCGGTATCGGACTTGCCGTGCCGTCGGATATCGCGCGACGAGTGGTCGAGCGGATTGCGGGCTCGCGATTGGCTCCTGCAGAAAGCTGA
- a CDS encoding SAM-dependent methyltransferase — MALIDRFLATRVKRGQLSVTHADGRVQTFGTPDPMMPDIAIRFSDSAVAARIVRNPALGAAEAYMDGRLLIDRGDIRGLINLLKGNSPWEEGDRLRPLAPIRLLEQFVHRIDRINMKRRSKRNVAHHYDLSDRLYDLFLDADRQYSCAYFTDPANTLEQAQADKKAHIAAKLLLKRGMRVLDIGCGWGGMALYLHRATGAEVLGITLSEEQLKFARRRADEAGVSDKVRFELLDYRAVTGRFDRIVSVGMFEHVGPAYYGTFFRKCRALLSDDGVMLLHTIGRMDGPGVTDTFTTKYIFPGGYNPALSEIVRGYEGTKLFPTDIEILRRHYSRTIDHWYDRTVAAKDQIIALYDERFFRLWTFYLAGAAEAFRTGGMVNYQVQLAKSRAAVPEIRDYMVEAEQRLRLGGDAA, encoded by the coding sequence ATGGCTCTCATCGATCGCTTTCTTGCCACGCGTGTCAAGCGGGGACAGCTTTCCGTCACCCACGCCGACGGCAGGGTCCAAACCTTTGGCACACCCGACCCAATGATGCCTGACATCGCAATACGGTTCAGCGATTCCGCGGTCGCCGCGCGAATTGTCCGCAATCCGGCACTCGGTGCGGCGGAAGCATATATGGACGGACGGCTGTTGATAGACAGAGGTGATATCCGTGGATTGATCAATCTGTTGAAAGGCAACAGCCCGTGGGAGGAAGGAGACCGGCTAAGACCATTGGCTCCAATCCGGCTGCTGGAGCAATTCGTGCATCGCATTGACCGTATCAACATGAAGCGTCGCTCCAAGCGTAACGTTGCGCATCATTACGATCTGTCCGACCGCCTTTATGACCTCTTTCTCGATGCTGATCGCCAATATAGCTGTGCATATTTCACCGACCCGGCGAATACGCTGGAGCAAGCCCAAGCGGATAAGAAGGCCCATATCGCGGCCAAGCTCCTGCTCAAGCGAGGTATGCGCGTACTCGATATCGGATGCGGCTGGGGTGGTATGGCGCTGTACCTGCACAGAGCTACGGGCGCCGAGGTCCTGGGGATCACGCTGTCCGAGGAGCAGCTAAAGTTCGCTCGACGGCGCGCTGATGAGGCGGGCGTCTCCGATAAGGTCCGCTTCGAATTGCTCGACTATCGTGCTGTAACCGGCCGGTTTGACCGAATCGTCTCTGTGGGCATGTTTGAGCATGTCGGCCCAGCATATTATGGAACCTTCTTCCGCAAGTGCCGCGCGTTGCTTTCTGATGACGGAGTGATGCTGCTGCATACGATCGGCCGGATGGATGGCCCGGGGGTCACCGACACGTTTACGACCAAATACATCTTTCCGGGCGGGTACAACCCTGCACTGTCTGAGATCGTGCGCGGCTATGAAGGAACGAAGCTGTTTCCGACCGACATCGAGATCCTCCGACGTCACTATTCGAGGACGATCGATCATTGGTACGATCGTACAGTCGCCGCGAAGGACCAGATCATCGCGCTATATGACGAGCGCTTCTTTCGTCTATGGACCTTCTACCTCGCCGGCGCCGCGGAAGCCTTCCGCACAGGAGGTATGGTCAATTATCAGGTACAACTCGCGAAGAGTCGCGCTGCCGTGCCGGAAATACGCGACTATATGGTGGAGGCCGAGCAACGACTACGCCTGGGCGGCGATGCTGCATAG
- a CDS encoding Hachiman antiphage defense system protein HamA, with protein sequence MVQFNDWCDAADTPLGNHHVRVMTGRTADAAMGIELTAMAVPAHYAAEERLAAALARLGKPAAAKMVTDLLPQTPQIRSGDLGEIYATEWIDAHSGYRAPIKRLRWKDHRDMAMRGDDVIGMILDPATQRLRFLKTEAKSRIDLRAQTLQEARAGLDKDGGLPSSHALSFISARLMDLGTDAPLLDAIDEALYRHGIPPDHVRHLLFTFSGNAPEALLTQALQAYPGPIGQWGVGLHVDGHAAFVGAVYAQVIANANQP encoded by the coding sequence ATGGTTCAATTTAACGACTGGTGCGATGCGGCCGATACTCCTTTGGGCAATCACCATGTCCGCGTGATGACCGGACGCACAGCGGATGCCGCCATGGGCATCGAGCTGACGGCGATGGCGGTTCCCGCCCACTATGCGGCGGAGGAGCGTCTGGCAGCTGCGCTCGCGCGGCTGGGCAAGCCGGCGGCAGCCAAGATGGTTACCGATCTTCTTCCGCAAACACCGCAGATACGCTCCGGTGATCTGGGGGAGATCTACGCGACCGAATGGATTGATGCACACAGCGGCTACCGGGCTCCCATCAAGCGATTGCGGTGGAAGGACCACCGCGACATGGCGATGCGCGGCGACGATGTGATCGGCATGATCCTCGATCCTGCGACGCAGCGCCTACGGTTCCTCAAGACCGAGGCGAAGAGCCGCATCGATCTGCGGGCGCAGACCCTTCAGGAGGCGCGCGCCGGGCTCGACAAGGATGGCGGCCTTCCGTCGTCGCACGCCCTGTCGTTCATCTCGGCGCGGCTGATGGACCTCGGGACGGACGCGCCACTCCTCGACGCCATCGACGAGGCTCTCTATCGCCACGGCATCCCGCCCGATCATGTCCGGCATCTTCTCTTCACCTTCTCTGGCAACGCGCCGGAGGCACTGCTGACGCAGGCGCTGCAGGCCTATCCCGGCCCGATCGGACAGTGGGGCGTAGGGCTGCACGTGGACGGGCACGCCGCCTTTGTCGGCGCGGTCTACGCTCAGGTGATCGCCAATGCCAACCAGCCCTGA
- a CDS encoding Hsp20/alpha crystallin family protein, producing MSMRDLIPWRRQENPAPALFRDEERSPYVQLRREMDRLFEDFFRAPLVGGIGLSSNVQSWPYLEVKETDDQVIVTAELPGLTEKDVDVTVDDGVLTLRGEKKSEHQDKDRGWSERYYGRFERSIVLPDGADEENCQGVLRDGVLTVRMPKSQRTTRGRRIPLGDGATQH from the coding sequence ATGTCGATGCGTGATTTGATTCCGTGGCGCCGGCAGGAGAACCCGGCGCCCGCGCTCTTCCGCGACGAAGAGCGCAGCCCCTATGTTCAGCTCCGCCGAGAGATGGATCGCCTGTTCGAGGACTTTTTCCGGGCACCGCTTGTGGGCGGCATCGGCCTCTCCAGCAATGTGCAGAGCTGGCCGTATCTGGAGGTTAAGGAGACCGATGATCAGGTGATCGTCACCGCCGAGCTTCCCGGCCTGACCGAGAAGGATGTGGACGTCACCGTGGACGATGGCGTGCTGACGCTCCGGGGCGAGAAGAAGTCCGAGCACCAGGACAAGGATCGCGGCTGGTCCGAACGCTACTATGGCCGTTTCGAACGCTCGATCGTGCTGCCCGATGGCGCCGACGAAGAGAACTGCCAGGGCGTGCTACGCGATGGCGTGCTGACGGTGCGGATGCCCAAGTCGCAGCGGACGACGCGCGGTCGCAGGATACCGCTCGGCGACGGCGCGACGCAGCACTGA
- a CDS encoding tyrosine-type recombinase/integrase produces the protein MTEPALHRVEAAPISEIVSQVEALAPARRLADPQLVAAAARAWSTNTIRAFLSDLKIWDQWCRRRGLATARADADAVACYLRALSGIEQDPRNPLKRRAPATIERYLVNIGWAYRMAGLDDPTAAPLVRLELKGLRKLLGTRQRQARGIRFKGEVSDLDDPATGICLAHLLKASRRDMLGARDRALLRVAYDSGCRRSELVAIVCDAVEGPDSDGSGTLFIATSKTDRERAGAIAYLSPATMQAIAEWKRAGGIAGGPLFRRVETYFDGSVRSVGEGPLHPNTITLIYRRLIRAAFEKKLLGGMSEAELERWVAAVSSHSIRVGVAQDNFAAGESLPAIMQAYRWRDPKTVMRYGAKLAAKSGASARLAKRFSR, from the coding sequence ATGACTGAACCTGCGCTCCACCGTGTCGAGGCGGCGCCGATCAGCGAGATCGTCTCGCAGGTCGAGGCGCTGGCGCCGGCCCGCCGGCTCGCCGATCCGCAGCTCGTCGCCGCGGCCGCGCGGGCCTGGTCGACGAACACGATCCGCGCCTTCCTGTCGGATCTGAAGATCTGGGACCAATGGTGTCGGCGGCGCGGACTTGCCACAGCCCGGGCCGATGCGGACGCGGTCGCTTGCTATCTGCGGGCCTTGTCGGGGATCGAGCAGGATCCGCGCAATCCGCTGAAGCGAAGGGCCCCGGCGACGATCGAGCGCTATCTGGTGAACATCGGCTGGGCTTATCGCATGGCCGGGCTTGATGATCCGACAGCGGCGCCGCTGGTGCGGCTCGAGCTCAAGGGCTTGCGCAAGCTATTGGGCACGCGCCAGCGCCAGGCGCGCGGCATCCGGTTCAAGGGTGAGGTGAGCGACCTCGACGATCCGGCGACCGGCATCTGCCTGGCGCATCTGCTCAAGGCCTCTCGCCGCGACATGCTCGGCGCGCGCGACCGCGCGCTGCTGCGGGTCGCCTATGACAGCGGCTGCCGGCGCTCCGAGCTGGTGGCGATCGTCTGTGACGCGGTCGAAGGGCCCGATTCCGACGGCTCGGGAACCCTGTTCATTGCGACCAGCAAGACCGACCGCGAGCGCGCGGGCGCCATCGCCTATCTCTCGCCCGCGACGATGCAGGCGATTGCGGAGTGGAAGCGGGCTGGCGGGATAGCGGGCGGACCGCTCTTTCGGCGCGTCGAGACCTATTTCGACGGCTCGGTGCGGTCGGTAGGGGAGGGGCCCCTGCACCCGAACACGATCACCTTGATCTACCGTCGGCTGATCCGCGCCGCGTTCGAGAAGAAGCTGCTCGGAGGGATGAGCGAGGCGGAGCTCGAACGCTGGGTGGCCGCCGTCTCGAGCCACTCGATCCGGGTTGGCGTCGCCCAAGACAATTTCGCCGCAGGCGAGAGCCTGCCGGCGATCATGCAGGCCTATCGCTGGCGGGATCCCAAGACGGTCATGCGCTATGGCGCCAAGCTCGCCGCGAAGAGCGGCGCGAGCGCGCGCTTGGCGAAGCGGTTCTCCCGATAG